The following DNA comes from Buttiauxella agrestis.
GAGCCATGTGAAGGCTTGCTGAAACATTCGGTTTATCACATGGCAAGCGGCAAAGGTGTGGATGAATGCTGTAGTTGGGGAGACTATTTCTACCTTGAAGCACTGGCACGCGTGCGTCAGGTGTGGAGTCTCTACTGGTAATTTTCTCGCCCCCGTAATGTTGCGGGGGCAACATGGAGAGTCGTGATGAAAACCGTTGCAGTCTTACTGGCGCCTGGTTTTGAAGAAGCAGAAGCCATTGTTACCATTGATATTCTGCGTCGTCTTAAAATAAATGTGCGCACCCTTTCTTGTATTGATTCGCGTGCGGTCGTGAGTTACCACGATATACCGATGGTCGCCGATGCCACGTTGAGTGAATGTTTCGACGACACATTTGATGCCATTGTTCTGCCCGGAGGCCCGGAAGGCAGCGTATTCCTTGCGAAAAGCGCCAGCGTGATTACCTTCGTCCGCCGTCACGATGAACTCGGGAAATTTATCTGCCCGATTTGTTCCGCAGCCGCGCGCGTATTGGGCGGGAACGGTTTGCTGAAAGGACGTCGCTATGTTTGTTCCGGCGATTTATGGCAACAGGTTGGCGACGGCGTTTATGTTGACGCCGATGTCGTCGAAGACGGCAACCTGATAAGCGGAAGAGGATTGGGGAAAGTGTTTGATTTTGCGCTGACCGTAGCGGCACGGCTTGAAGGTGATGAAGCCGCAGCACGGGATCATGCGGAGCATATTTATTATCCGTGGTAGTGGTGAACACTCAGGGGATATATCATTTCCTGAGTGAGTTTATTATTATGCATGATATACATTTCGTTAATCATTATTAAAACTTCTAATTATAATTGAGAATTACATCGTCTGAATACCTTCGGAGCCTGGAAAATATGATTCCGGTTGTTCGTTATTTTTAAATGGTTATTTATTGTTCCCGGCGTTTTAATTCTTCGTGATTTAATTAATTCTAATTGCGGAGAAAACAAAATGGCAAATGTCATTTATATGACGATTAATGGTGAAAAGCAGGGCATGCTTTCTCAAGGATGCGGGACTGCAGACTCCATCGGCAACACATATCAGTTTGGACATAAAGATCAAATTTTAATCTACGAGCTGTCGAACGTAATAACTCGAGAGCAAAATGCCATTCATCATCCGCTTGAAATAAGAAAACCCATCGATAAATCAACACCTCTGTTAGGTGTGGCTATCTCTAATAATGAAAAAGTTGAATGTGATTTTTTCATGTATCGCACTTCAATAGCGGGCGGGATGGAGCTTTTTTTTAAAGTTAAACTCACCGGCGCGACGCTGAGCCAGGTGCGATTTTTCTATCCCAACTCTCTGACTCACAATGATGTTCAGCCCCAAGAGAGCATTGCCATCCGTTATGAAACGATAACCTGGGAACATATTTCCTCAGGAACCAGCGGGTGGAGTTTATGGAATGATAGGGTGCTCTGATGGGAACTTCGGCAATTTCTCATTTGAAATATGACCTGGATAATTATGCCGTCGCATTAAAGAGAGTCGCCAATCTTGCTGCCGGCTTCTTTCTTGAAGATGCCATTATCAGGATGAACTATTTGAAGGAAATCGATGACTATATAAATGAGATGAATTATCGATTCCATCAGACCTTTGATCCTAATGAAAGGATGTGAATAGTCAATGATGTGAAAGCCGAAGCTGATATGGCAGAGCGGGAATATCAGCTTTTAAGGCTTGGGAATTATACAAAATACATTTCTACGGAGATTTTTGAAGAGCAAGGTGTTTTGAAATATGCGAAAATTGCCGGTGGGGTGGTGGCTGGAGGAGTTCAAATATCTACAGGTTTGGCTCTGCTCGAAGTTAGTAAGAAACTGCATGTGAAAAAAATGGGTGCCATCGGTGTTGTCCTGGCAGCTCATGGCGCTAACAATATGTTTGAATCATTATCTCCGGTTCTTTTTGAGCATCAAAGTGTAGGACCTGTGAGATGGATTTACAGAAAGGGTGCGAAAATTCTTGGTTATGATAAATATAACGGTGATTTAATTTATGAGGGAGTGGATTTTTGCGCCACGTTATATGGTGCGGTCAAAATGCCGGTTGAATTTCAAAATTCAAATAGGCTGGTTCCTAAAGGATGGTTTGAGCGCCCTGGTACTGGTAAGTTATTCAATAGTTGGTGTGGTGACTATATGTCTAAGTGGACTAAAAAGAATCTGGCGATGAAAGGATTCCTGGTTGGTAGTCAATTCAAGAGGTTTACTGTTGAGTTCATAGAAGATGGGTATAAATATGAAGATAACTAATTTTTTGTGAGTTTTTAAAAAATTAATTTATGTAGTTAGATAGTTGATTGTATAAATAATGTAAGTTTGTTTTAACTGTGGACTTCCATTATTTTAGCAGGTCGGTTATTTGGTTCTTGCTATATATCGAGTGCTTTTAGTTATGATGTAATTGCTACTTCAGATTTTTTAATTTTATTATGGTGTGAAGTTTTATTAACTTTACTGTTGTGACTATGTTTAAGCTCTCTGATTTTGCGGCGATGTGGATAGCGTAAAGCGTAGAGAATAATGAAATGGAGAACATTAGCAGTGTACTCCGAATGTCACCATACATGAGTATGATACCCATTGTTAGCAAACACCCAATAATGAAACTAACGAATGGTGTAAAACATGATCTTTTGGCAATCAATAGGATATATTTTATAAAATCCTTAGACTCAGATTCAGGAATCGATTTTCTTTCCAAACGATACCATTTTCTCATCGCATGGAATTTATTTTTCATAGTCAGTAGTTCGCGGTAGGTAAATCCACTGTTCAAGATTATTTTTTTTATATTCATTGTTCACTTAACATCCATGTAGAAGAGAGACTATTTACCAGGAAATGTATGATACAAGTAATGCCAGAGGATGGGTAGATAACAATTTATATTGCACATTATATAAAATTGGTGAATTTATTTGTTGCTTGATATTATTAAAAATAATCAATTATATTTCACATCTCTTCATGACCTATTAATAAAGAAGGTTTTCCTATACTTACTCCTTTACCCAGGGATCACTCATGGCAATCGAACTGGAAACCCTAACTGGCCGCCATCCTGGGAGAGCAGGGAGGAATCATTAAAGTCTGGTAGCGAACCCGCCGCAGGGATGCGCTGGCTGAACTTATGGACAAATAAGCTATTCCCTTATTCATTTGTCTGACATATACCTCTATTTTTATGTCTTTAATTGCTGAATACATGCACGGTTTTACTGTATTTCTGCTGTGTGATTGCGCTCTCCTATGGATTATTAATTTCCCGCTACAACTATCCCAGGCCTGAAAAGCTAAAAGCCAGCAGTGCTAATGGCTTGTTTTCACTAAATCTTACCCTACACATAATAAAATCGAGCGGGAGTATTCCATGCACAAATTTACTAAAGCGTTGGCGGCCATTGGTATCGCTGCCGTTATGTCACAATCCGCTATCGCGGAAACGATGAAGCTCGGTTTTCTGGTCAAACAACCAGAAGAGCCGTGGTTCCAGACTGAATGGAAATTTGCCGATAAAGCCGGGAAAGATCTCGGTTTTGAAGTGATCAAAATTGCGGTTCCGGACGGTGAAAAAACACTGAACGCCATCGACAGCCTGGCGGCCAGCGGCGCGAAAGGCTTCGTTATTTGTACGCCCGATCCCAAGCTCGGTTCAGCGATCGTCGCCAAAGCAAAAAGCTACGACATGAAGGTGATTGCTGTTGATGACCAGTTTGTTACCGCCAAAGGTAAGCCAATGGATACGGTGCCATTGGTGATGATGGCGGCGACCAAAATTGGCGAACGTCAGGGGCAAGAGCTTTATAAAGAGATGCAAAAACGCGGTTGGGATGTGAAAGATTCTGCCGTGATGGCGATTACCGCTGACGAACTCGATACCGCTCGCCGTCGTACTTCGGGTTCAATGGAAGCCCTGAAAGCCGCCGGATTCCCGGAAAAACAAATCTACAAAGTCCCCACCAAATCTAACGACATCCCAGGCGCATTCGACGCCGCAAACTCCATGCTGGTTCAGCATCCGGAGGTGAAACACTGGCTGATTGTTGGCATGAATGACAACACGGTGCTGGGCGGCGTGCGTGCCACAGAAGGTCAGGGCTTCAAAGCGCCAGATGTGATTGGCGTGGGTATCAACGGCGTTGATGCGATCAGCGAATTGTCGAAAGCGCAGGCGACAGGCTTCTACGGTTCCTTGCTGCCAAGCCCGGACGTGCACGGTTATAAGAGCAGCGAAATGCTCTACAACTGGGTGAGCAAAGGGGCGGAGCCACCAAAATTCACCGAAGTGACGGATGTGGTGCTGATTACTCGCGATAACTTTAAAGAAGAGTTGGCGAAAAAAGGTCTCGGCGGTAAGTAATCTGCGAAAACACGGTGGATAGGCGCAAGCTTCATCCACCCAACCCAAACTGTAGGTCGGATGAGCGCAAGCGTCATCCGACATTGAGGTCTGTCATGCAGCATCAGACACCATATCTCTCTTTCCGCGGTATAGGCAAAACTTTCCCTGGCGTGAAAGCCTTACAGGACATCAGTTTCGACTGCTATGCCGGGCAAGTTCACGCACTCATGGGGGAGAATGGCGCCGGGAAATCCACGCTCCTGAAAATTCTTAGCGGGAACTATGCGCCGAGCGAAGGCAGCATTGTTCTGCGCGGCGAAGAAGTCACTTTTGCCGACACGCCTGCGGCCCTGAATGCCGGGGTCGCCATTATTTATCAGGAACTCCACCTGGTGCCGGAAATGTCGGTCGCCGAGAATATTTACCTCGGGCAACTACCGCATAAAGCGGGCTTCGTGAACCGTTCTTTATTGAATTACGAAGCGAAATTGCAACTTGAGCACCTCGGTTTGGATATCGACCCGAGCACGCCACTCAAGTATTTATCTATCGGCCAGTGGCAGATGGTGGAAATTGCCAAGGCACTGGCGCGTAACGCAAAAGTGATCGCTTTTGATGAGCCAACCAGTTCGCTATCCCGCCGTGAAATCGACAATTTATTCCGCGTGATCCGTGAGTTGCGGGCTGAAGGGCGCGTCATTCTTTATGTCTCGCACCGCATGGAAGAGATTTTCGCTTTAAGTGACGCGATCACCGTATTTAAGGACGGGCGTTACGTTCGCACTTTCGACGACATGCAGCAGGTGAATCACGATTCGCTGGTGCAGGCGATGGTCGGGCGCGATTTGGGGGATATTTACGGCTGGAAACCGCGCGAGCACGGAGCCGAGCGCTTACGTCTTGATGGCGTAAAAGCCCCGGGCGTGCGCACCCCGATTTCCCTGACGGTACGCAGCGGTGAAATTGTCGGGCTGTTTGGCCTGGTGGGTGCCGGGCGCAGCGAGTTAATGAAAGGGATGTTTGGCGGCACGCGCATCACAGACGGTAAAGTGCTGATTGATAGCAAAGTTATCAACATCAATAAGCCCGCCGATGCGATTCGTGCCGGCATGATGCTCTGCCCGGAAGATCGTAAAGCCGACGGTATTATTCCGGTGCATTCGGTGCGCGACAACATCAACATCAGCGCGCGGCGCAAGCATATCAGCGCCGGTTGCCTGATTGATAACCGGTGGGAAGCCGAGAACGCCGCCACGCATATTCGCTCGCTGAATATCAAAACCCCGTCAGCCGATCAGCTCATTATGAATCTCTCCGGCGGCAATCAGCAGAAAGCCATTCTTGGGCGCTGGTTGTCAGAAGAGATGAAAGTGATTTTGCTTGATGAGCCAACGCGCGGCATTGATGTTGGCGCAAAACACGAAATCTATAACGTGATTTATGCCCTTGCGGCGCAAGGCGTGGCGGTGTTGTTTGCCTCAAGTGATTTACCCGAAGTGCTCGGCCTTGCGGACCGCATTATTGTGATGCGCGAAGGGGAAATAGCCGGTGAACTGCTGCACGGCGAAACCAACGAGCAGCAAGCATTAAGTCTGGCAATGCCAAAAACCAGCGCGTCAGCCGCATGAGTAAGGAGAGAAAAATGTCTGCATTGACTCCATCATCAACAAAAGCATCATCAACCACTACCTCATCTGGTGGCAGCAAGAAAACGTCGTCTCTGAGCCTCGGACGTATCTGGGACAACTACGGCATGTTAGTGGTGTTCGCAGTGCTGTTCCTCGCCTGCGCCATTTTTGTGCCGAATTTCTCTTCTTTTGTGAACATGAAGGGGTTGGGACTGGCCATTTCGATGTCGGGAATGGTGGCGTGCGGCATGTTGTTCTGCCTGGCATCCGGTGATTTCGATTTGTCAGTTGCGTCAGTGATTGCCTGCGCGGGTGTCACCACCGCGGTGGTGATCAACATGACCGAAAGCCTGTGGATTGGCGTGGCGGCGGGTTTATTGCTCGGCATGTTAAGCGGCCTGGTAAATGGTTTTGTCATCGCCAGACTTAAAATCAATGCCCTGATTACCACATTGGCCACCATGCAGATTGTGCGCGGCCTGGCGTACATCATTTCTGATGGTAAAGCGGTGGGTATCGAAGACGAGCGCTTCTTTGCCCTGGGTTACGCCAACTGGCTGGGGCTGCCTGCGCCAATCTGGTTAACGGTCGGCTGCCTGATCATCTTCGGTTTACTGCTTAACAAAACCACGTTTGGCCGTAACACGCTGGCGATTGGTGGCAACGAAGAAGCCGCACGCCTGGCGGGTGTCCCGGTGGTGCGCACCAAAATCATCATCTTTGTTCTTTCAGGTTTAGTCTCGGCGGCAGCGGGGATTATTCTGGCGTCGCGTATGACCAGCGGCCAGCCGATGACGTCTATCGGCTACGAGTTGATTGTGATTTCGGCTTGCGTATTGGGCGGCGTTTCGCTCAAAGGTGGGATCGGTAAAATTTCTTACGTCATTGCCGGGATTTTAATTCTCGGCACCGTGGAAAACGCCATGAACCTGCTGAATATTTCTCCGTTCTCGCAATATGTGGTGCGCGGTTTGATTCTGCTGGCTGCGGTCATTTTCGACCGCTACAAACAGAAAGCAAAACGTACGCTGTAAGCTTCTTCTTATCTCTGCCACACCGAAACGCCAGTCCATTCGCGGCCTGGCGATTTATCCTGGAAAATTGCGACACCCGTCACCCTGTCTATACTTACATGGCTAATCATATTTTATCGTTACCGTCACGGTGGCGCATTTAACTGTGTAAGGAGGAGCCGCTGGTGGCTGAAGTTTCATCTGTACCGCCTCTAATTTCAGGCAATCTTGCCTTTTTCTTCGACCTCGATGGCACGCTGGCAGAAATCAAACCGCACCCGGATCAAGTCTACATTCCGGCTGCCGTGCGTACGCTGCTGCAAAAAATGTCTGTCATGAGTGACGGGGCACTGGCATTGATTTCAGGGCGCTCAATGTCAGAGCTGGATAAGCTCGCGACTCCTTTTCATTTCCCGCTGGCTGGAGTGCACGGGGCTGAGCGCCGCGATATCAATGACAAAACCCACATCGTTACCCTCCCTGAACCCATGGTTGCGGCTTTGCATCAGCAATTGAGTGAGGCACTGCAATACCATCCGGGTACTGAACTGGAAGCGAAGGGAATGGCCTTCGCGCTGCATTACCGCCAGGCCCCTGAGGCAAAAGAAGCCATATTTGAATTGGCTCAGGCGATGATTCAGCGGTATCCGGAACTGGCGTTACAGCCGGGGAAATGTGTTGTGGAGCTGAAACCATTAGGAATCGACAAAGGAGCAGCCATTCGCGCGTTTATGCAAGAAGCCCCTTTTGCGGGGCGCAAACCGGTATTTATCGGTGACGATTTAACCGATGAAGCAGGGTTTAAACAGGTTAATGCTCTGGGTGGCTTGACCATCAAAGTTGGGAGCGGCGACACCATTGCCAATTATCGCCTGGCAAATGTTCGCATGGTGTATCACTGGCTTGGCAAATTAACGCAACACATAGAACAACAAAAGCCAGATATTTTACGGGGAGAAAATTATGAGTCGCTTAGTGGTAGTCTCTAATCGCATTGCGCCACCAGATGATAAGAAAAGTAGTGCTGGTGGCCTGGCAGTGGGTATTTTGGGGGCATTAAAAACGGCAGGAGGATTGTGGTTTGGCTGGAGTGGTGAGGTCGGTTGCCCCGATGCACCCTTAAAAAAGACCAAACGCGGCAACATTACCTGGGCATCTTTTAACCTGAGCCAGGAAGATTACGAAAGCTATTATCTGCAATTTTCGAATGCGGTGCTGTGGCCCGCCTTTCACTATCGTCTTGACCTGGTCGATTACCAACGTGAAGCGTGGGATGGCTACAGCCGCGTCAATACGCTGCTGGCAAATAAGCTAAAACCGCTGCTGGAAGAAGACGACATCTTATGGGTGCATGACTATCATCTGCTGCCATTTGCCGCCGAATGCCGCAAACAGGGGCTTAATCATCGCATCGGCTTCTTCTTACATATTCCTTTCCCGACGCCGGAAGTTTTCAATGCGCTGCCGCCACACGAAGAGTTACTCGAGGCGTTAAGCGAATACGATTTACTGGGGTTCCAGACCGAGAGCGATCGCCTGGCGTTCCTTGATGGTATTGCCAGCCAGACACGGCTTGACCATCTGGGCAAAAACCAGCATCAGGCCTACGGCAACACCTTCCGCACCGAGGTTTATCCGATAGGCATTGAGCCTGAGGAGATCAAAAAGAGTGCGCAAGGTCCGCTACCGCCGAAACTGGCGCAGCTCAAGGCGGAACTGGGCAGCATTAAAAATATCTTCTCAGTTGAGCGTCTGGACTATTCCAAAGGCTTACCTGAGCGATTTCTGGCATTCGAGGCGTTGCTGGAGAATTACCCGCAGCACCACGGCAAAATACGCTATACGCAGATTGCGCCCACCTCACGGGGAGATGTTCAGGCGTATCAGGACATTCGTCATCAGCTGGAAACAGAAGCAGGGCGCATTAATGGCAAGTATGGGCAATTGGGGTGGACACCGCTCTATTATCTCAACCAGCATTTTGACCGCAAATTAGTGATGAAAGTGTTCCGCCATGCCGACGTTGGGCTTGTGACACCGCTGCGCGATGGCATGAACCTGGTGGCGAAAGAGTATGTTGCTGCGCAGGACCCGGCTAACCCCGGTGTGCTGGTGCTATCGAAATTTGCCGGTGCGGCTAATGAATTGTCTTCAGCGCTTATCGTCAATCCGTATGATCGTGATGACGTAGCCGCAGCGCTTGATCGGGCATTAACCATGCCACTCGCCGAACGGATTTCGCGCCACAGTGAAATGATGGCGGTGATTGAGAAGAACGATATTCACCACTGGCAGAAGAGGTTTATTGAAGACCTAAAGAAGGCCGAGCCGCGCAGCGATGAGTCGCATTTGGATAAGAAGGT
Coding sequences within:
- a CDS encoding DJ-1 family glyoxalase III, whose product is MKTVAVLLAPGFEEAEAIVTIDILRRLKINVRTLSCIDSRAVVSYHDIPMVADATLSECFDDTFDAIVLPGGPEGSVFLAKSASVITFVRRHDELGKFICPICSAAARVLGGNGLLKGRRYVCSGDLWQQVGDGVYVDADVVEDGNLISGRGLGKVFDFALTVAARLEGDEAAARDHAEHIYYPW
- a CDS encoding Hcp family type VI secretion system effector translates to MANVIYMTINGEKQGMLSQGCGTADSIGNTYQFGHKDQILIYELSNVITREQNAIHHPLEIRKPIDKSTPLLGVAISNNEKVECDFFMYRTSIAGGMELFFKVKLTGATLSQVRFFYPNSLTHNDVQPQESIAIRYETITWEHISSGTSGWSLWNDRVL
- a CDS encoding DUF4225 domain-containing protein; this encodes MKAEADMAEREYQLLRLGNYTKYISTEIFEEQGVLKYAKIAGGVVAGGVQISTGLALLEVSKKLHVKKMGAIGVVLAAHGANNMFESLSPVLFEHQSVGPVRWIYRKGAKILGYDKYNGDLIYEGVDFCATLYGAVKMPVEFQNSNRLVPKGWFERPGTGKLFNSWCGDYMSKWTKKNLAMKGFLVGSQFKRFTVEFIEDGYKYEDN
- a CDS encoding arabinose ABC transporter substrate-binding protein gives rise to the protein MHKFTKALAAIGIAAVMSQSAIAETMKLGFLVKQPEEPWFQTEWKFADKAGKDLGFEVIKIAVPDGEKTLNAIDSLAASGAKGFVICTPDPKLGSAIVAKAKSYDMKVIAVDDQFVTAKGKPMDTVPLVMMAATKIGERQGQELYKEMQKRGWDVKDSAVMAITADELDTARRRTSGSMEALKAAGFPEKQIYKVPTKSNDIPGAFDAANSMLVQHPEVKHWLIVGMNDNTVLGGVRATEGQGFKAPDVIGVGINGVDAISELSKAQATGFYGSLLPSPDVHGYKSSEMLYNWVSKGAEPPKFTEVTDVVLITRDNFKEELAKKGLGGK
- the araG gene encoding L-arabinose ABC transporter ATP-binding protein AraG, with protein sequence MQHQTPYLSFRGIGKTFPGVKALQDISFDCYAGQVHALMGENGAGKSTLLKILSGNYAPSEGSIVLRGEEVTFADTPAALNAGVAIIYQELHLVPEMSVAENIYLGQLPHKAGFVNRSLLNYEAKLQLEHLGLDIDPSTPLKYLSIGQWQMVEIAKALARNAKVIAFDEPTSSLSRREIDNLFRVIRELRAEGRVILYVSHRMEEIFALSDAITVFKDGRYVRTFDDMQQVNHDSLVQAMVGRDLGDIYGWKPREHGAERLRLDGVKAPGVRTPISLTVRSGEIVGLFGLVGAGRSELMKGMFGGTRITDGKVLIDSKVININKPADAIRAGMMLCPEDRKADGIIPVHSVRDNINISARRKHISAGCLIDNRWEAENAATHIRSLNIKTPSADQLIMNLSGGNQQKAILGRWLSEEMKVILLDEPTRGIDVGAKHEIYNVIYALAAQGVAVLFASSDLPEVLGLADRIIVMREGEIAGELLHGETNEQQALSLAMPKTSASAA
- the araH gene encoding L-arabinose ABC transporter permease AraH, encoding MSALTPSSTKASSTTTSSGGSKKTSSLSLGRIWDNYGMLVVFAVLFLACAIFVPNFSSFVNMKGLGLAISMSGMVACGMLFCLASGDFDLSVASVIACAGVTTAVVINMTESLWIGVAAGLLLGMLSGLVNGFVIARLKINALITTLATMQIVRGLAYIISDGKAVGIEDERFFALGYANWLGLPAPIWLTVGCLIIFGLLLNKTTFGRNTLAIGGNEEAARLAGVPVVRTKIIIFVLSGLVSAAAGIILASRMTSGQPMTSIGYELIVISACVLGGVSLKGGIGKISYVIAGILILGTVENAMNLLNISPFSQYVVRGLILLAAVIFDRYKQKAKRTL
- the otsB gene encoding trehalose-phosphatase, with amino-acid sequence MAEVSSVPPLISGNLAFFFDLDGTLAEIKPHPDQVYIPAAVRTLLQKMSVMSDGALALISGRSMSELDKLATPFHFPLAGVHGAERRDINDKTHIVTLPEPMVAALHQQLSEALQYHPGTELEAKGMAFALHYRQAPEAKEAIFELAQAMIQRYPELALQPGKCVVELKPLGIDKGAAIRAFMQEAPFAGRKPVFIGDDLTDEAGFKQVNALGGLTIKVGSGDTIANYRLANVRMVYHWLGKLTQHIEQQKPDILRGENYESLSGSL
- the otsA gene encoding alpha,alpha-trehalose-phosphate synthase, giving the protein MSRLVVVSNRIAPPDDKKSSAGGLAVGILGALKTAGGLWFGWSGEVGCPDAPLKKTKRGNITWASFNLSQEDYESYYLQFSNAVLWPAFHYRLDLVDYQREAWDGYSRVNTLLANKLKPLLEEDDILWVHDYHLLPFAAECRKQGLNHRIGFFLHIPFPTPEVFNALPPHEELLEALSEYDLLGFQTESDRLAFLDGIASQTRLDHLGKNQHQAYGNTFRTEVYPIGIEPEEIKKSAQGPLPPKLAQLKAELGSIKNIFSVERLDYSKGLPERFLAFEALLENYPQHHGKIRYTQIAPTSRGDVQAYQDIRHQLETEAGRINGKYGQLGWTPLYYLNQHFDRKLVMKVFRHADVGLVTPLRDGMNLVAKEYVAAQDPANPGVLVLSKFAGAANELSSALIVNPYDRDDVAAALDRALTMPLAERISRHSEMMAVIEKNDIHHWQKRFIEDLKKAEPRSDESHLDKKVATFPKLA